In Cotesia glomerata isolate CgM1 linkage group LG8, MPM_Cglom_v2.3, whole genome shotgun sequence, the sequence ttagatttattatttattttattgtttaattatttataatagctagtttatttttttttatgggttGGTTGTTGGGTTGCTTGTTTAGTCGACAGAGTGAACGGTCTAGAGTACCAAGTTCAAGACGAAGTATTCGAGCCTTGACGaacagtattaaaaataaaatcaggtaagatgtttattaaaaaaaattaattttgtttttttaatttttttttatttatggatgattctctgtaaggacgtcttaaatctgtacaaaattgtccgaccaaattatttttgattttattagaaaaaaattaacaagggctacaaaactatctgCTTTATGATAATAACCAAAcagtcaatttaatttttgttttttcgattcttgtgtatcttttgccatataacatcacaggggacttttttttttatcaaattgagaaaaatcaagcaaactatttaaatgcattcaacttttcaagttctcaatgaatgtttacattaattagaataatattaagtctTATGaatctaattttataaataaattataaataaaaatagttgccaggggactgagtttctcgtggcccagacacatgtttccagcacaaacggtgttttgacactaaataaaatgccgatgaagcgctaacagccctgtggttattaactcaaggctagttaggtccttataaaccttcCAGAACATTAAATAGCaggctggatttttttttttggctttgaacttctggcaggggactgttcttaaaacgcctgggacaaacttcggtgtaatgaatttaatgaaacaaattaattttcggtactttttattaaagaagattgttagttaactaattaagtttataaacattatagacaaaattatatattaaggacgaataacttaaaatttaatcttataGTTTCAATTTTGAGAAAGGGGCCGGCCAGGGAACTGTTATTTCGGTAGTTtgcgaatttatagcaaaaaaaccaaaatttatttcattttagttttcaatgctccgaataaaaatgtttttttattttcgtaataaattttttttttagtaacaaaataacaatttttctagtaaaaaaatgcctgggacagcaaaaaacatccttacagataATCACCCTTATAAGaaggtttaaatttaaaatttcgcgGTTATAGTCCgccattttgatttttaaagtCAGCCATTTTGAATCTTGAACGCCGTCATTTTGATGTGGTTGAAGTTGGCCATTTTgagttgaaatttttgatgaaataaaacattttaaaccttcttataattaaattaatcatctTTTTTAAATGGAACCTGCTTAGATTATTAAATGTGACtgcatgaaaatttttaattaaagcttgttaattattaatgcattaaaaaatttcttaccatatttaaaattaataaattaattaaaaaatcataataattaagaaaaattttttatcacataaaaaaagaaaattggaatggaaaattttgattttgtgtATTGCAGGTTCTCccaaaagtattaaaaatatagttaATTATTCCCGAGGGTGGTgacgttttattaaaaataaaaatacaacgTAAGTAAGTAAcgttgtatgaaaaatattaaatatctgtaCCTCGTCTTATCCTTGAAGCTCGAGAACCATCGGCATGACCTCTAAATTTCATCTCATtagttattgaattttttttaacataaattttattattttttatatttattgcttttaattcaatactgacgttttatttatttgtaattttagcGCAAGTCAAAATGATAGTACTGAAACGGAATCTAAGCCAAAAGCTACTGAGACATCCGGAAGACGAAAACATGAAGATGATACCGAAGATGATgaagataataataagaagAAACGACACTTGTCTACTAGTGAagattaatcaattaattattgaactaaattttttctaacttacgtctgttaatatttaattaacgtAGCTAATGGACGTAATTTGACTTTATCTCAAAACTAAGCTCTCAATTGAatattccattttttttacacagagtattaattttttattttgatttcttcaaTTCAGTTGaggtacaaaataaaatttactagattatttttttttagagcaaataattaaatttttttttacgagcttaaaaattttttctgttattgatatactttaataattcaaatatatataaacgTCACACtctcaataataaaatgtaatttaataatcataaaaaaaaaattatattcgtCTTAAAttaaggaaataaataaaatataacagtgaaatatttttcaggCATTTATTGAAAGCAAACTTATAAACCAAGTACAATTtagataattatcataattattaaaaaaaaaaaaaaaatatttatttaccgTCACcacaagtaaaattttaaaatatccgtcgataaaatcaaacaataagtacataattaatgattaatattaatgtgtattaattgaataaaaataataaaaaaaattgtatgagGAAAGCAagcaataatataattaatgataaaagttttaaattttcgacACCATGAGTATGGATGGCTTTTGTTAATTGTCTTCAGCGAGGCTGTTTATTCTGGTGTTGATCGCAAGTACTTGAGCGATAAATCCTGTGTCGCGGACGACCACCGCAAGAGTTGACAGTAGGCTCTCTAATTCGTGACGAGACATTCCCAATTTAGATGCGCATTTTGATATCGCTTCCAAATCTTCGTAATTTGGTGCtatctgaaattataaaaaaaaaaatttggtatttaaaaataataaaatttatagataaaaattaaaaaatttcaacttttaaaataattaatttaataaaatttacaaacaaaaaatgaaaaataataaaattcataaatgaaaattgaaaattaaaaatgtcaacgtttataaataaaaaattaaaaacaataaaatttatatataaaaattaataacaataaaataaaaaaattaataattaaaaatgttaaagtttataaataaaaaattaaaaacaataaaatttataaataaaaatcaaaaatttagaatgataaaatttataaataaaaatttaaaaatttcaacttttaaaatatttaaataaataaaatttacaaacaaaaaattaaaaataataaaattcataaattaaaattgaaaattttaaagttcataaaaaaaaattaaaaacaacaaaatttatttataaaaattaaaaatgattaaattaataaattcaaaaaaatatataaaatttatttaaaaaaaaaaaaaaaaaaaaataaataaataaataaataaaatttataagtaaaaattaaaaaattttatctttgtaaaataatttaattaataaaatttacagataaaaaataaaaaataataaaatttatacataaaaattaaaaatgattttaaaaaaattcagacttttaattatgataaaattcataaataaataaataaaaaatataaatacctTAGATGgagtataaaatttatcaaaggGCATTTTAACCCGTTTTTTGCCGTTGTTAGTTTggtaaaaaatagtaaaattctgGACGTCATCAAGTTTCAATGGAAAATATATTCCAGCAGTCAGATGTCCCTTAGTATCCCTAGCAACTAAACTACGGAAATTGTAGACCAAGTTACGACGCTCAGTGACGTCAATGGCAGTCAAATATGGCCGAGCGACGTAAATAAGAGCAACTTGTGTATTCTCCAAGGCACCAGGGCGTGTTTCTCTGTCGTGCCATTCGACGTAGTCCGGGTCTTGGACGCACAGAGAATAATTGTACTCTTTTTTACACTCCTTGTCATCGAACTGGGTGAACCAACCGGTATGCGGGTACATTTTATCCCCCATTACAGTTATCACCCGGGCGACGTGGTAACCCGGGTCCAGGAGCAAAACTCCTCGACggttatttatttctatttttaggcAAACGAGCACGTGTTCTTTCTCTCCACTGTCTGCAGCTGGTGGTCCACCAACGTACCCTTCGATGTCTCCAATAGTCTAAGtcattaaagaaattattaattattaaaaattcatgacAATTTGACAgacgttcaaaaatttttcattttttttattaaattaaaacttaaaaatatttttaaaacatttcattgagtttttttaaatttttttttccaataaaaatctttttttaattaaaactcattaaatattgttaaaaaaaatgtctgagtttttttgaatttttttttaatctttatttaaaattttttatttttttcattcaaaaataaataaacattgaaTGCACTGATGAAAAACGATCTGAAAGGTTGGCTGTAAAGAGGAATAACGTAAACTTTAAGATTCCAAATAAAACTACAATACAAACTACTATGAATATTCGTTTGTTGTTACATCAGAGATTATAAACACATCGAGcttagacatttttaaaaatctgatATTTGATTACTTGTTTGATTTAGATACTTGATCATTTTCTTTTTGGTTAAATTATGAAGAAAGCAGTGTGAGCATAAATCAAAACTTAAATACTACAACTAAGACGTCAACGTCTACTAAAAACGACGAAGacccaaaaaaattacgtTCTTTATAGACCTCACAACATAATAGCTAACCAAATCAATTCTCTGCACTTAGATATCGATTTCTATGATGGTACTTACCAATTTTCCATCAagaatcttgaaaaatgtctatTTTCCTATTGTTAATtagtcaatttaattaattaatgttttaatcATAATATGCAATTAACTTAATTCTGCTCTCTTATCTGATTTTGTATCTTTTcctacatttattaataaatccaaACTTGTATTTCTATTTGTAGATAGCCGATGGgtgtttaattttcaataaataaagaaataaataaattttgaaacatGAAATTTAGTTTACTTTGTATTattgttctataaaacttttcGGTTAACTCGATTAAGATTGATATTAAAACTACTATTATGAAAACTGTATTGGCAATAATTTCCTCAGTATTTATCGTACTTTTGTAcgtagaataataaatttgtttagtTTATATAGATTAATCTAGTTTTAAGACTCTACTTCACTGTAAATATTGTATTGTTTTATAGTAGTAGTAGGTAGTAGTCGTTTATTTCATATAATGTATGGCCTGCATGGCTTTTTACATCCCTTTCAGCTTACaagtattaattttgataatgaaataaaaaaatatttttattgttttatatttgCCATTTGGCTGTTGTGCCTtgacataaattaataaatctaatctaaatatttttgaaaaattttattgttttaaatcataaaaattttttttttttaattgatttaaaactaaataaattaaaaaaaaaattttcaattgtctgctaatttaatttgcataaaaataataaattacctcTTCACAAGATACCAAATAAAGGCCATTAGCAATACCAGGAAATCTGTCGTCCAATTTACTCAAGCGACTCAACAATTCAAAACCAAGACCTACACATGTATGGTGTTTATGGGTGATCAGTGGTTGATACTTTTGGTAGAAACGATCTACCATTGATTCATTACTTTCCTTAAAGTCCTTGTAGaacctataataaaataaaacagagttattaccaaaaattaaccaaataaaaaaaaatagaccaGTGGGTCTAGTTGATGAACTCACCTCAGGAAGTTACCGATAGTATCATATCGGTGATCGTTTATCAGTCGCTGGGTTTCCAGCTCAACACTGCCTGCTAGTTCCTCATATTGTTCGACAGTATCGACGGTCAGGGGAGCTGATGCATAGTGGGCCCAGACTGGCAGAGGCAACGGGACACCCCTGAGCCGTGGACCTCGAGCTTGTCCTTGTGGCTGACACCATATTTCTGTCGATTCGAGTCAACTTGGCCATTCGCAACCCCACCGACCAACTGTTGGCAAATAGCCATTCTCATCCCTGCAGCTGCTTATCGGCTCCACAGGGCTCTCTCCGTGTTTTATACTCTTCTCTCGctctgtaattaattttattattggtaattgttcttaaaattttataaataatagtcaaTTAACTTCACATCTATATTTTCAGtgtttaaaatgttaaatttaaaaaataaataaatattgcacATTAACTtgtaatagaattttataaaaaaaatttttttttataaaatttgtaagttaaaaattattacagttattttttttaattattaataacaattaacaaatttaatgatatttttgatgatactgaaattgaaaactttttggatttttataactaaattattatgaaaaatttttaataaaaaaaattccacattaagaaattaaaaaaaattacatgtgcaaattttttaaaaatattttttttaataattaattagttaaaaattttaaaaattggcttaagtctgctaatttcagtcctatttttttcaaagccTAAAAAGTGAAGACACTGAAGTTAAGTGacactagaaatttttttataattttagagCAATGagattattatgaataaaaaattccacatgtgaaaactaaaaaaaaattattagtggaaatttttttaatattttgtttttaataatactaaaattagccgacgtttttaattttttgattttttttcttttattaaactataaataaaaaatatttttcaaaaattgcacttatagttttttaagtttataacaaatgaaaatttttttttttgttgtaataatttttatgccattaaagttaacagtcatggccaatttttaatttctttttagtaaaaaaatttgttttgaaaaattattttaaaaaaaattgcatttttagttttttaaaatctctccatgtctatttttttaaaaataatttacttgttaaaaaaattttttaaattattaaagatctgctaaaataattttcataaaaaaattaaaaaaatttgtagatGTCAGCtgacttaattttcatatcttttttattgaaattgatttcttaaaaaaaatttaaaaaattaacagctgTCTGCTAACCAGCTccataaaaattgttaaaacaaatattatacttgttaaaattaaataaattttttcaacactaatttattaactaaacaCCAAAAAAAAGGTCAAATGTCTGTTgatttaattatcataattacaTAACACATacgtctaaaaaaaaatttttttaatcaatcaaaatatttattgaattttagtaaaaaaaaaaaaaatttactatcaccactgttattattatattttgtaaacacaaaaaatttagtttctaaaaaatgaataaaaattatgaatgagttgtaaaaaaatctattgCGACATCCACGTGTCGGGCGACATTTTGTTGACAGTAATCCACGTCACGCGGCATTATATTACTCATCTTGAAATGCCGAGGGATATAAAACTGTAATATGAgtacacaataaaaaaaaattccgccGACGtaacaaaaagaaaataatgataataatagacAATTAGATATCTTGTATTGGCTTACGCTGACACATACAATCGTTATCTcgagaacaaaaaaaatttcaaggcTACGGTATCAGCAATCTCCCCCAGAAATATCACGCAagccaaataaaaatataaattatggaTCGCGTGTAACctaattgtttatattgaaaTCTATATactgaatataaaatataaaatatataaaattgaatgtaAAAATACATCTGACGTGGAAGTGAAAGGCAAGTAGGTCGTGTCGGCTATTTCGACATTTTCACAAACAAAAacgtaaaaaatgataaaatataattgtctaatttaataaaaataataatagtaaatatttttttcgagaaaaaaaaataaaagaagaaataaatgtaaacaatatggtgaaaatataaaaatattggagTTACTCACCCATACAATGAGCGGACAaagcaaaaaataaacttCCTTTGGTGAACTAGTATGTGGCGTTCAGTTCACGTGTCCGAAGTCCGAATGGAACTGAGACAGAGGCGTTACATGCGCAATTATATATACCTTACATGACGCGTCTGTTTTTCTCCTTTGTGAGCATGCGCTtgtattgttgttattatattcTTCGCAGTTGGAGAATTGCTTCTTACCAACACCAAGGtgagtttttatatttatgtctATTATTGGTATGTGTTTGTGACTAGATTCTTGAAACAGCtagttacatttttttacatatttacatGTATCATATATCATGTATCTTGTATAATTGAGTACATTAACACGTACTTTGTCCTGGAAATTTCCAACAGCTAAAACTTGTTTTTGTTGGtacagattttttaatttacagtcgacgctctctgtattggacctctctgtatttgaccacattcttcctctgtatttgacgattttacacagctcttatggacaaggacgagtcaaatacagagaatggtcctgtacgggcgagtcaaatacaaagagcgttgactgtaaccttatattattaactaatacAAAATACAATACTTACtataactgttttttttttttatgtttctaGGGTTCTAAGAACTGACGTTTCATTTTCGATAGCACGTGCGTCATTTCTatcaattatacatatatattggAGTATTTGTATGTGTTGGATGGATATGgaagataaagaaaaataatggaGAATGTTCGCTGAGTTTTTACGCCCACTCCGAGAAATTATAATACATCAGGGACAATATAACTAAACGCTTTTTTTAGGTCATTAAATTGTAGACGGCATTaagaaatattgatgtttttttttaataatactaaaagccgacgtttttaattttttgatttttttcaataattaaattagaacaaaaaaataatttttaaaaattgcactttcagtttttcaagtttttacaactgaaattttttttttatttttttataattttttcaataaaaaaaaaattctaaaaatttttagatgtcagctaacttaattttcatttttttttatatgatatattttttgaaattttttagacgaAAAATAAGCTGTAAAAGGTAATCTTCAATTGCGTAATTAATGAACAAACAATTCAaggatcatttttattaattactttttttttcttccaaataattttaataaaagcaAAGAAGatgataatattgattaataattaaagttagcagttacttgacaattttttttttaacaaataaatttcttgcaaaaaaatattttaaaaaaattgcaatttttatttttttaaatttctatgtcaatttttttttctataatttatttgttaaaaaaatttttaaaattattaaatatctgctaaattaattttcataagatTGCTTTTAATTTAGCTAAGAATGTTTTATAGGAGCTatgaaattaaagaattttaaaaaaatgacctggcaaatattgataattaatcaaaatatattgtttGTTGTTTTCCAATTTATGGTAGAATGATTAAAGTtagaaatttatcatttagGTGCCCTGATGGCCGGACTGACCGCAAGATTATATACAGCAAGTTAGACTCAAAGTTGTCGATAATCTACGTTATCATTTAATTACAAGACAACTTGACTGAGTTTTAAATTGCTAAGTAAGTATAGGTAAAATGTATACGAGTATGTAAACATGTTTACATGTCATACAAggtatatgtattttttggcTGAGGCCAACGATACTCATAGTATAAACAAGagtttatgataataataataataataataataatatattgcaCAATAGCTATTTACTATCTCATTATAAAATTCctttacaataatattttttaataagtagaTAATCAATCAACGGTAACaattaaaatgttaatattgaAATGTAGATAACATTATTCTTAAAAAGGTTTTTTaactctatttttaaaatttttattttatctttttttttaattacacacTTAAGAATTTGTTGTATTGCAGTACTGCAGTAACTCCATCTGATaattcttagaatttttttaacaaataacaaaaaaaaattatttaaaaaaaatcatctttggaagctataaaaaattataaacgcaatttttaaataaattaattttttagatctagTTTATTCttcgaaaaaaattcactaatTTCGATACCAtctctatgaaaataattgttttctcGCCTGTTATAGTTTTgctattctttatttttaggtTTGACTTATTTCTAATTTCGTAGGGCGCATTTATTGAACTCAAATCCATTGTAgcgaaataacaataataacaataataataataataataataataataataataataaaatagatacGGCCATACTTCTATAACATAGAATtcattagaaatttaaattgcgCGCTTTGGTCTTAACCAATAATGAATGAAATCCATTTTGTTTGATAATTCGACACTAAACTAGCTTCAAGGGTAATCTACCGGCAGCAATAGcatgtaaattttacaattaaattttaagatttaaaattttgtaaaattataaacgtttaaataacaattattattctatAAAAGTTTcaagtattgtttttaaagttatttttaagaaatattgaaATACGTTATCAATTTGTGTCAATGCATAGTCTAGCTTcttgtcatttttaaaaattaaaattcaaacaaagtaaatgaaactaaaatttGCCGACaacgaaaaattttgagtttttttttaaataatttaattaaaaataacaaattgcacttgtagtttttcaaattttctacatgagaatttttttttaaatttttttaataaaaataactgtcAGATGcctgctaattttatttttatataaagtaattaagaaatagttTCGATTATCAGtctaaaattattgataattaagttAGTgagatctaaaaatttttagaattttttttattgaaaaaattatcacaaaaaaattaaaaaataattttttattggaaaaaactTGAAAACTAATTTTAGAACTATGAAAAGTGtgtaagttttaaaatttttataactttcttAGT encodes:
- the LOC123270961 gene encoding uncharacterized protein LOC123270961, giving the protein MVDRFYQKYQPLITHKHHTCVGLGFELLSRLSKLDDRFPGIANGLYLVSCEETIGDIEGYVGGPPAADSGEKEHVLVCLKIEINNRRGVLLLDPGYHVARVITVMGDKMYPHTGWFTQFDDKECKKEYNYSLCVQDPDYVEWHDRETRPGALENTQVALIYVARPYLTAIDVTERRNLVYNFRSLVARDTKGHLTAGIYFPLKLDDVQNFTIFYQTNNGKKRVKMPFDKFYTPSKIAPNYEDLEAISKCASKLGMSRHELESLLSTLAVVVRDTGFIAQVLAINTRINSLAEDN